The Synergistaceae bacterium genome includes a region encoding these proteins:
- a CDS encoding BACON domain-containing protein: MTWSVGGEVGTMSNALDLKVTGGVSHSSSVTWTTSDWKILASPLSVNDTNVEWTADVEGPHNSGTWHDDTTNHGIYMGISSTAASRGSLSFKSEWIWQVDKSIWSKQDTKTLLMKVNFFWEEGFCFGEGDGVTWTTTYSWDGGRRYPRFYKHPTPIVNLDMPKHSWAENKTFNISADGDKSAGLGFNILSEGDWTVSSNVDWITFTETSGSATGENQYPIRFQVAENNGSPRIGKITFTAKVGDNLTEETELRVTQAGK, from the coding sequence ATGACATGGAGTGTCGGCGGAGAAGTCGGAACTATGAGTAATGCTCTCGATTTAAAAGTTACAGGCGGTGTCTCGCATTCATCAAGCGTAACATGGACAACAAGCGACTGGAAAATTTTAGCTTCTCCATTATCAGTAAATGATACAAATGTTGAATGGACAGCAGATGTTGAGGGACCTCATAACAGCGGGACTTGGCATGACGACACCACGAATCACGGCATCTACATGGGAATAAGTTCAACAGCAGCCTCAAGAGGATCCCTCAGCTTTAAGAGTGAATGGATATGGCAGGTCGATAAATCCATATGGAGCAAACAAGACACTAAAACACTTCTCATGAAAGTTAATTTCTTCTGGGAAGAGGGCTTCTGCTTTGGAGAAGGCGACGGCGTTACGTGGACTACTACTTACAGTTGGGACGGCGGACGAAGATATCCGAGATTTTATAAGCACCCAACCCCAATAGTAAATCTCGATATGCCTAAACATTCATGGGCCGAGAATAAAACTTTTAACATCAGCGCAGACGGGGATAAATCCGCCGGGCTTGGATTCAATATACTTTCTGAAGGCGACTGGACAGTGTCATCAAATGTAGACTGGATCACCTTCACGGAAACAAGCGGCAGTGCAACAGGCGAGAATCAATATCCTATAAGATTTCAGGTTGCTGAAAATAACGGTTCTCCCAGAATAGGCAAGATAACATTCACTGCTAAGGTTGGAGACAACTTAACGGAAGAAACAGAACTTAGAGTTACTCAAGCAGGAAAATAA